In a genomic window of Mycolicibacter heraklionensis:
- a CDS encoding WXG100 family type VII secretion target: MSINYQFGDVDAHGALIRAQAASLEAEHQAIVHDVLAAGDFWGGAGSVACQEFVAQLGRNFAVIYEQANSHGQKVQSAGNNMANTDASVGSSWA; this comes from the coding sequence ATGTCGATTAACTACCAGTTCGGTGATGTGGATGCCCACGGTGCGTTGATTCGTGCCCAGGCGGCGTCGTTGGAGGCTGAGCACCAGGCGATCGTGCACGATGTGCTGGCTGCCGGTGACTTCTGGGGTGGTGCGGGTTCGGTGGCCTGCCAGGAGTTTGTGGCGCAGTTGGGCCGCAACTTCGCGGTGATCTACGAGCAGGCCAACTCTCACGGTCAGAAGGTGCAGTCGGCCGGCAACAACATGGCCAACACCGACGCCTCGGTGGGCTCCAGCTGGG